Proteins from a single region of Chlamydia buteonis:
- a CDS encoding inositol monophosphatase family protein, producing MPSHLLDYQRVAESIVEKTIAELIHYRQRLPLVPFWTKPDGSFVTPADYAVQYCLQKKLSTTFPHIPFIGEEILDPVDDKHKINSILEFIHRLDSKATPEDLLETLSPNRAASTLYWLVDPIDGTSGFIKNRFFASAVSLIYEDRPILAVMACPCTDRHTFKIYSGAKNYGVSLFGTAIETRHYLKSGETLTGKFCEASLAARNQQHHATRLLSLSLPGQPQACRVDSQYKYAMVAEGAVDFFIRYPFAISQARAWDHAPGAFLVEESGGVVSDIFGNSLNYRREDFMLENHPIILASGNAEIHRITLDALQEHLNIVSEENLLAY from the coding sequence ATGCCATCTCATTTACTAGACTATCAAAGAGTTGCAGAAAGTATAGTTGAGAAAACAATCGCCGAGTTAATCCATTATCGACAACGCCTTCCTCTAGTCCCTTTCTGGACAAAACCCGACGGGTCTTTTGTGACACCTGCAGATTATGCTGTCCAATATTGCCTTCAAAAAAAGCTATCAACAACTTTTCCACATATTCCGTTTATCGGGGAAGAAATCCTAGACCCTGTAGACGATAAACATAAAATTAATAGTATTTTAGAATTCATTCACAGACTAGATTCGAAGGCAACACCTGAAGATCTTTTAGAAACACTAAGCCCAAATCGAGCAGCCTCGACTTTATACTGGCTCGTTGATCCTATTGATGGTACGTCAGGATTTATTAAAAACCGCTTTTTTGCCTCTGCAGTATCCTTAATTTATGAGGATAGGCCTATACTCGCAGTTATGGCGTGCCCATGCACAGATCGCCATACTTTTAAAATCTATTCCGGTGCTAAAAACTATGGGGTCTCTTTATTTGGTACTGCAATTGAAACTAGGCATTATTTAAAATCCGGAGAAACACTAACGGGGAAGTTTTGTGAAGCATCTCTAGCCGCACGTAACCAACAGCACCACGCTACACGCTTATTAAGCCTCTCCTTGCCAGGGCAACCCCAAGCTTGTCGAGTTGACAGTCAATACAAATACGCTATGGTTGCTGAAGGCGCTGTAGACTTTTTTATCCGCTACCCCTTTGCTATTTCTCAAGCAAGAGCGTGGGACCATGCTCCAGGAGCTTTTTTAGTAGAAGAGTCGGGAGGCGTAGTTTCCGATATTTTTGGAAATTCGCTCAATTATCGCCGAGAAGATTTCATGTTAGAAAATCATCCCATAATTCTAGCTTCCGGGAATGCAGAAATTCACAGAATTACGTTAGACGCCTTACAAGAACACTTAAACATTGTTTCTGAAGAAAACTTGCTAGCTTACTAA
- a CDS encoding Glu/Leu/Phe/Val dehydrogenase family protein, with the protein MKYPLVFKDLHIEDYERVIEVTCEDVQLHALIAIHQTLVGPALGGVRAFSYDSLDDALTDVLRLSKGMTYKAVLSGTGTGGGKSVIILPKGMTRPTEDILRAFGQAVDSLSGQYIAAEDMGVSVSDINIINQETPWVCGIESVSGDPSIYTAHGVFLCIKETAKQLWGDPSLKGRKIGIQGLGAVGRKLLHSLFFAGAELYVSDANQTILDEVTKFYGVTVVPINAFPTLECDIFVPCAFGGVINRSNVYNLRCRAVVGAANNQLEHPALGAVLHAQGILYAPDYLANAGGLLNVALAVGRAYCPKTVLQKVSQLPLILKEIYQQSEDTDQDTVVLSDSIVEEKLTAYI; encoded by the coding sequence ATGAAATATCCTCTGGTGTTTAAAGATCTGCATATAGAAGATTACGAACGTGTAATCGAAGTTACGTGTGAAGATGTCCAGTTACATGCTTTAATTGCTATTCATCAGACACTAGTGGGTCCAGCCTTAGGCGGAGTTCGCGCTTTTAGTTACGATTCTCTTGACGATGCTTTGACGGATGTTTTGCGTTTATCAAAGGGTATGACATATAAGGCTGTTCTTAGTGGGACAGGGACCGGTGGAGGGAAAAGTGTGATTATTCTTCCTAAAGGAATGACGCGTCCTACTGAGGATATACTTAGGGCTTTTGGTCAGGCAGTAGATTCTCTCAGCGGACAGTATATTGCCGCAGAAGATATGGGAGTTTCTGTGAGTGATATTAATATTATCAACCAGGAAACTCCTTGGGTGTGTGGTATAGAAAGTGTGAGTGGTGATCCTTCAATTTATACAGCTCACGGTGTCTTTTTATGTATCAAGGAAACTGCAAAGCAGTTATGGGGAGATCCTTCTTTGAAAGGAAGGAAGATCGGGATTCAAGGTCTTGGTGCTGTCGGTAGAAAGCTTTTACACTCGCTGTTTTTTGCAGGTGCGGAGTTGTATGTTTCTGATGCGAATCAAACCATTCTTGATGAAGTTACCAAATTCTATGGGGTTACTGTTGTCCCTATAAATGCATTCCCCACATTAGAATGTGATATTTTTGTTCCATGTGCATTCGGGGGAGTGATTAATAGAAGTAATGTCTATAACTTGCGTTGTCGTGCTGTTGTAGGGGCTGCAAATAATCAATTGGAGCATCCTGCTTTAGGCGCTGTGCTTCATGCTCAGGGAATATTGTATGCCCCAGATTATCTAGCAAATGCTGGCGGCTTATTGAATGTAGCTCTTGCTGTTGGAAGAGCCTATTGTCCCAAAACAGTCTTACAGAAAGTGAGTCAACTGCCTTTGATTCTTAAAGAAATTTATCAGCAAAGCGAAGATACTGATCAAGATACAGTAGTTTTATCAGACAGTATAGTGGAAGAAAAACTTACAGCCTATATTTAG
- a CDS encoding inorganic pyrophosphatase: MSEKQSLSIMHPWHGPILTQDNYESLCCYIEITPQDSVKFELDKATGLLKVDRPQKFSNFCPCLYGLLPRTYCGELSGKYSGEQSLKANIRGDDDPLDICVLTEKNITHGNILLQARPIGGLRIIDSGEADDKIIAVLEDDLVFSEMQDISDCPCTVLDMIQHYFLTYKATPEHLINAKPAKIEIVGIYGKKEAQKVIQLAHEDYLNKFVREKTTI, from the coding sequence ATGTCTGAAAAACAATCTTTATCGATCATGCATCCTTGGCACGGTCCTATACTAACTCAAGATAACTACGAATCTCTATGTTGTTATATAGAAATTACGCCGCAGGATTCTGTAAAGTTTGAACTAGACAAAGCTACAGGTCTATTGAAAGTAGATCGCCCTCAGAAATTTTCCAATTTCTGTCCTTGTTTATATGGATTATTACCTAGAACGTATTGTGGTGAACTTTCTGGAAAATATAGCGGGGAACAAAGTTTGAAAGCAAATATCCGCGGTGACGATGATCCCTTAGATATTTGCGTGCTTACAGAAAAAAATATCACTCACGGAAATATCTTGCTTCAAGCACGTCCTATTGGTGGTCTGCGCATTATTGACTCTGGAGAAGCCGACGATAAAATTATCGCTGTTCTTGAAGACGATTTAGTATTTTCAGAGATGCAAGATATCTCTGACTGTCCTTGTACCGTTCTCGACATGATTCAGCATTATTTTCTAACCTATAAAGCTACTCCAGAACACTTGATCAATGCAAAACCAGCAAAAATTGAAATTGTAGGGATTTACGGGAAAAAAGAAGCACAAAAAGTAATTCAACTAGCACACGAAGACTATTTGAATAAATTTGTTAGAGAGAAAACAACCATATAA
- a CDS encoding bis(5'-nucleosyl)-tetraphosphatase, translated as MIKTKYEYSFGIIPIKFFGTPDKSTLKACFICHTQGKHWGFPKGHSEDKEGPQEAAERELVEETGLSVVNFFPKVLVEHYSFNDNEVFVRKEVTYFLAEVQGDVHADPNEICDTQWLSFQEGMRLLSFPELKEIAVEADKFINSYLFSF; from the coding sequence ATGATAAAGACAAAGTATGAATACTCTTTTGGTATTATTCCCATAAAGTTTTTTGGTACTCCTGATAAAAGTACACTAAAAGCTTGTTTTATCTGCCATACCCAAGGCAAGCATTGGGGATTCCCTAAAGGACATTCTGAAGATAAAGAAGGTCCTCAGGAGGCTGCAGAAAGAGAGTTAGTTGAAGAAACTGGCTTGAGTGTAGTCAACTTTTTCCCAAAAGTTCTTGTAGAACACTATTCTTTTAATGATAACGAGGTATTTGTTCGTAAAGAAGTCACCTACTTCCTAGCAGAAGTTCAAGGGGATGTACATGCAGATCCGAATGAAATTTGTGACACTCAATGGTTAAGCTTTCAAGAAGGTATGCGGTTACTGAGCTTCCCTGAGCTTAAGGAGATTGCTGTAGAAGCAGATAAGTTTATCAACAGCTATCTCTTCTCTTTCTAA
- the fabF gene encoding beta-ketoacyl-ACP synthase II — translation MSKKRVVVTGLGVVSCLGNEIDTFYDNLLAGVSGVHTITSFPCEDYATRFAGWIPEFDPEPYLDKKQARRVDRFITYAVVAAKKAIAMSRWDKDNLPADPLRCGVVVGSGMGGLQTLDDGMERLILGNKKLSPFFIPYIITNMAPALIAMDFGLMGPNYSISTACATSNYCIDAAYQHLISGRADVIVCGGTEAAVNRVGLAGFIANRALSERNDAPQEASRPWDRDRDGFVIGEGAGILVLETLENALKRGAPIYAEILGSYTTCDAFHITAPRDDGEGITSCVLGALESSGIPKERVNYINAHGTSTPLGDISEVLALKKAFGSHVKKLRMNSTKSLIGHCLGAAGGVEAVATIQAIQTGKLHPTINLENPIAEIDDFDVVANKAQDWDIDVAMSNSFGFGGHNSTILFSRYIP, via the coding sequence ATGAGTAAAAAACGTGTAGTAGTCACGGGATTGGGCGTTGTTTCTTGTTTAGGTAACGAAATAGACACCTTTTATGATAATTTGCTTGCTGGTGTTAGTGGTGTTCATACAATCACTTCTTTTCCATGCGAGGATTATGCTACTCGTTTCGCCGGTTGGATCCCTGAATTTGATCCCGAACCCTATTTAGATAAAAAGCAAGCACGAAGAGTGGATCGTTTTATTACTTATGCAGTAGTTGCAGCTAAGAAAGCTATTGCTATGTCTAGATGGGATAAAGATAATCTTCCAGCTGATCCTCTTCGTTGCGGTGTTGTCGTTGGTTCTGGTATGGGAGGATTACAGACTCTGGACGATGGTATGGAACGTCTTATTCTTGGTAATAAAAAACTCTCTCCATTTTTCATACCCTACATTATTACTAATATGGCCCCTGCCCTTATTGCTATGGATTTTGGGCTGATGGGTCCGAACTATTCCATATCTACAGCTTGCGCGACTTCAAACTATTGTATAGATGCTGCTTATCAGCACCTTATTTCTGGACGCGCTGATGTTATAGTTTGTGGAGGCACCGAAGCTGCTGTGAATCGTGTTGGATTGGCAGGTTTTATTGCTAATCGTGCCTTATCAGAAAGGAATGATGCCCCTCAAGAAGCCTCTCGTCCTTGGGACAGAGATAGGGATGGTTTTGTCATTGGTGAGGGAGCCGGAATTTTAGTTTTGGAAACTTTAGAAAACGCTTTGAAGCGAGGAGCTCCTATATACGCAGAGATTCTTGGTTCGTATACTACTTGCGACGCTTTTCATATTACAGCTCCTAGAGATGACGGAGAAGGGATCACCTCATGTGTTCTTGGGGCTTTAGAAAGTTCTGGTATTCCTAAAGAACGCGTAAACTATATTAATGCTCATGGTACATCAACGCCTTTAGGAGATATATCGGAAGTTTTAGCATTGAAAAAGGCTTTCGGTAGTCATGTAAAAAAGCTGCGAATGAATTCCACGAAGTCACTTATAGGGCATTGCCTGGGAGCTGCTGGGGGCGTCGAAGCTGTTGCGACAATTCAAGCAATTCAAACGGGGAAATTACATCCTACGATTAATTTAGAAAACCCAATTGCGGAAATTGATGATTTTGACGTAGTTGCGAACAAAGCTCAGGATTGGGATATAGATGTCGCTATGTCGAATTCTTTTGGTTTTGGTGGACATAATTCAACGATATTATTCTCGAGGTATATACCCTAA
- the rsfS gene encoding ribosome silencing factor gives MELFCFDLLKVIAKVIDNKKGNNPVVLDVRAISQLTDYFIFAEGNVGVHVKALADTIVQELKEHNVAPLHVEGLSHGDWVVIDYGFIVIHLFISSIREQYRLEELWKDGSIITSKLLAS, from the coding sequence ATGGAATTATTTTGCTTTGATTTATTAAAAGTAATTGCCAAAGTTATTGATAACAAAAAAGGCAATAATCCTGTTGTCTTAGATGTTCGTGCCATTTCTCAGCTCACAGATTACTTTATTTTTGCTGAAGGGAATGTTGGTGTACATGTAAAAGCTTTAGCAGATACGATTGTACAAGAATTAAAAGAACATAATGTTGCTCCTTTACATGTAGAGGGGTTAAGTCATGGTGACTGGGTAGTTATAGATTACGGATTTATTGTCATCCATTTGTTTATCTCATCCATTAGAGAACAGTATCGATTGGAAGAGCTTTGGAAGGACGGTTCCATTATTACATCCAAGCTTCTAGCTTCTTAA
- a CDS encoding haloacid dehalogenase-like hydrolase has protein sequence MFSSFSIFFLDLPSFYSQIVSSLLSSVAFEDLSATAFDFAQTLVKKDFYAPALEKFYEALEDSSGEVMVFSSSPDFIVRPIAEKLGANICYASEFQAFSRGQTLANQCLTGDNKARILSHLKKIGQARSHTFSDHILDLPFLLLGEEKTVVRPRGRLRKMARKYYWNII, from the coding sequence ATGTTTTCTTCGTTTTCGATTTTTTTTTTAGACTTGCCTTCATTTTATTCGCAGATAGTCTCTTCATTACTCTCGTCAGTTGCATTTGAGGATCTTTCTGCTACAGCCTTCGATTTTGCACAGACGTTGGTAAAAAAAGATTTTTACGCGCCAGCTTTAGAAAAATTTTATGAAGCTTTGGAGGATTCTTCAGGGGAAGTCATGGTCTTTTCCTCCTCGCCAGATTTCATTGTTAGACCGATAGCGGAAAAGTTAGGAGCAAACATATGTTATGCTTCGGAATTTCAAGCGTTTTCTAGAGGGCAAACGCTTGCAAATCAATGCCTAACTGGAGATAATAAAGCCAGAATACTTAGCCATCTAAAAAAAATAGGACAGGCGAGAAGTCATACTTTCTCAGACCATATTCTTGACTTGCCTTTTCTTCTTCTAGGTGAGGAGAAAACAGTGGTCCGGCCTAGAGGAAGACTTAGAAAAATGGCGAGAAAGTATTATTGGAATATTATTTAA
- the mqnC gene encoding cyclic dehypoxanthinyl futalosine synthase, with amino-acid sequence MNLFTRISFDEGLELFRTSPLEKLQETANILRKQRHPDNKVTYVLDANPNYTNICKIDCTFCAFYRKPLASDAFLLPFDKFRSLMQRYIAMGVKTVLLQGGVHPQLGIDYLEEFVRITVQEFPSIHPHFFSAVEISHAASVSGISNEEALIRLWNAGQRTIPGGGAEILSERVRKILSPKKMGPGGWINFHKLAHRLGFYSTATMMFGHIENAHDILLHLQALRDAQDETPGFYSFIPWSYKSGNTALGRKVPNQAPPEMYYRILALARIFLDNFEHIAASWFGEGKEYGARGLHYGANDFGGTIIDESVHKCTGWTLKSSEEETRAMIASEGFIPVERNTFYEHIETPSYQP; translated from the coding sequence ATGAACTTATTTACTAGAATTTCCTTTGACGAAGGATTGGAGTTATTTAGAACAAGTCCTTTAGAAAAACTACAGGAGACTGCAAATATTTTACGCAAACAGCGCCATCCTGATAATAAAGTCACTTATGTCCTAGACGCCAACCCTAACTACACCAATATTTGTAAAATTGATTGTACCTTCTGCGCATTTTACAGAAAACCTCTTGCTTCTGACGCATTTCTTCTTCCTTTTGACAAATTTCGTTCTTTAATGCAACGATATATAGCTATGGGAGTTAAAACTGTACTTCTTCAGGGAGGGGTTCATCCGCAATTAGGGATAGACTATCTTGAAGAATTCGTACGGATCACAGTGCAAGAATTCCCCTCTATCCACCCCCATTTCTTCTCTGCAGTAGAAATTTCACATGCGGCCTCTGTATCAGGAATCAGCAATGAAGAAGCTTTAATAAGACTTTGGAATGCAGGACAGAGAACTATTCCTGGAGGAGGCGCTGAAATTCTTTCCGAACGCGTGCGCAAAATTTTATCGCCCAAAAAAATGGGTCCCGGTGGATGGATTAATTTCCACAAGCTTGCCCATCGTTTAGGGTTCTACTCTACAGCAACAATGATGTTTGGGCATATAGAAAACGCTCATGATATTCTCTTGCATTTGCAAGCTTTAAGGGATGCTCAGGACGAAACCCCGGGGTTTTATAGCTTCATTCCTTGGAGCTATAAGTCTGGGAATACCGCCTTAGGACGCAAGGTTCCTAATCAAGCACCTCCTGAGATGTATTATCGTATTCTCGCACTAGCCCGAATCTTCTTAGACAATTTTGAACATATCGCTGCTTCATGGTTTGGGGAAGGCAAAGAATACGGAGCTCGTGGATTACATTATGGGGCCAATGATTTTGGAGGGACTATCATTGATGAGAGCGTTCATAAATGTACGGGATGGACTTTAAAGAGTTCCGAAGAGGAAACTCGAGCTATGATTGCTTCAGAAGGATTTATCCCTGTTGAGAGGAATACTTTCTATGAACATATAGAAACGCCATCTTATCAACCATGA